A region of Streptomyces deccanensis DNA encodes the following proteins:
- a CDS encoding helix-turn-helix domain-containing protein — translation MPGPKDLDPSSSPRAMLGAELRHARERAGLSQEELGLQLFVSGSFVGQLEAAVRRLQPEIARLIDVALDTGDFFLRNCQATAKSKYPEHFAEAADAEAEATEIREYAPLLIPGLLQAPSYTRAVCRAYRPTAPQKAIDELVTARMERARILDDPTEPLLWVVLDEAALRRVTGGREVMAEALSHIVALIRRSRVVVQVLPFAAGAHAAMQGALKLMDFQEAPSLVYYEGVGTGRLEDDPATVRRQRRTYDFLTAAALSPEKSLVMLEAMAQDYPHEEHP, via the coding sequence ATGCCAGGACCGAAGGACCTCGACCCGTCGTCATCACCCCGAGCGATGCTGGGAGCGGAACTGCGCCACGCGCGGGAACGGGCAGGGCTCAGCCAGGAGGAGCTGGGTTTGCAGTTGTTCGTGAGCGGGTCGTTCGTGGGGCAGTTGGAGGCGGCGGTACGGCGGTTGCAGCCGGAGATCGCCCGCCTCATCGATGTCGCGCTGGACACGGGGGACTTCTTCCTGCGGAACTGCCAGGCCACCGCCAAGTCCAAGTACCCGGAACACTTCGCGGAAGCGGCGGACGCGGAGGCGGAGGCCACCGAGATCAGGGAGTACGCGCCGCTGCTGATCCCCGGGTTGCTCCAAGCGCCGTCCTACACACGTGCCGTGTGCCGCGCATACCGGCCCACGGCACCGCAGAAGGCGATCGACGAACTGGTGACGGCACGAATGGAGAGGGCACGCATCCTCGATGATCCAACTGAACCGCTGTTGTGGGTGGTACTTGACGAGGCCGCCCTACGACGCGTGACTGGCGGACGCGAGGTGATGGCTGAAGCCTTGAGTCACATCGTCGCCCTGATCCGCCGGAGCCGAGTGGTCGTACAGGTCCTGCCGTTCGCGGCGGGGGCGCATGCGGCGATGCAAGGGGCGCTCAAGCTGATGGACTTCCAAGAGGCCCCATCGCTGGTCTACTACGAAGGTGTCGGCACCGGGCGTCTGGAGGACGACCCAGCCACAGTCCGACGTCAGCGGCGCACCTACGACTTCCTCACCGCAGCGGCGCTCTCGCCTGAGAAGTCCCTGGTCATGCTCGAAGCCATGGCTCAGGATTACCCGCATGAGGAACATCCCTGA
- a CDS encoding DUF397 domain-containing protein — protein MRNIPDSATWHKSSYSGGDGGNCLEVALTHLIHPTHIPVRDSKNPHGPKLVFRAESWSLFIEEMKRD, from the coding sequence ATGAGGAACATCCCTGACTCCGCCACCTGGCACAAGTCGAGCTACAGCGGCGGTGACGGCGGCAACTGCCTGGAAGTCGCCCTCACCCACCTGATCCACCCCACCCACATCCCCGTGCGCGACTCCAAGAACCCCCACGGCCCGAAGCTCGTGTTCCGGGCGGAGAGTTGGTCCCTGTTCATCGAAGAAATGAAGCGCGACTGA
- a CDS encoding DinB family protein, with product MNTTTNTPAPTLPTGERADLLETLAKQRHFLRFTTRDLTDEQAGQRTTASELCLGGLIKHVTSVERNWAAFIVDGPSTMPDFTAMTEADWAKRADEFRMLPGETLAGVLAEYAEVADRTDELVATLPDLNASHPLPKAPWFEGEASWSARRVLLHIAAETAQHAGHADIIRESLDGAKSMG from the coding sequence ATGAACACAACGACGAACACCCCCGCCCCCACCCTGCCCACCGGCGAGCGCGCCGACCTGCTGGAAACCCTCGCCAAGCAGCGCCACTTCCTCCGGTTCACCACCCGTGACCTCACCGACGAGCAGGCCGGACAGCGCACCACGGCCAGCGAACTCTGTCTCGGCGGCCTGATCAAACACGTCACGTCGGTCGAACGGAACTGGGCGGCGTTCATCGTGGACGGCCCCTCGACGATGCCCGACTTCACCGCCATGACCGAGGCGGACTGGGCCAAGCGCGCCGACGAGTTCCGCATGCTGCCCGGCGAGACGCTGGCCGGCGTGCTCGCGGAGTACGCCGAGGTGGCCGACCGGACCGACGAACTCGTGGCGACGCTGCCCGACCTGAACGCGTCGCACCCGCTGCCGAAGGCCCCGTGGTTCGAGGGGGAGGCGAGCTGGTCGGCGCGCCGCGTGCTGCTGCACATCGCCGCCGAGACCGCCCAGCACGCCGGTCACGCGGACATCATCCGGGAGTCCCTGGACGGCGCGAAGAGCATGGGCTGA
- a CDS encoding AfsR/SARP family transcriptional regulator, producing the protein MAHSLYFRVLGPLEILTGAQPVALRSARQRTVLAMLLLFADRTVSVDALTEAVWQGSPPATARNQIAICITVLRKIFRGAGVAGDLIETVHPGYRLNADGHRLDLRELDEAVAAARAALDARQHAEAAERFEHALSLWRGPALDGLRGGGIDDEKARLTEFWLDVNEEYAGLQLQLGQYRSVGARLTALVAEHPLREQARAQLMRAHHLSGRRAAALEVYREGRRILVEELGVEPGAHLQELHCQILKDAQAVKGPAELAPAVAEPEPVPAVPAQLPLPPALFTGRAGELAALDRMLPGFADQGTLPIAVISGVGGVGKSALAVHWANKVAHRFPDGQLFMDTRGYGEGDEPLCAMALLDQSLRALGVPSAEIPAKLEERAALYRSVLDGRQLLVVLDNVRSFAQVKPLLPGLGGSCVVITSREPLDELAGDYKAVRIDLKVLSPIEAQDMLASVIGRERVAAEPEEAVRLVELCDRLPLALRIAAARPATRPHWSLRQLTSRLEDRRRRLDLLSPNDGGVRAGFWLSYRELSPKAARLYRRLGLLTVPDFAAWVAAAVLDADLHEAEDLIEQLVDARLLEVRPVRAGQPTRFRFQDLLRLFAWERAQAEETEADRDSVLRRTLDTLLSLADSAHQQLYGKRTLPGQRIRTTAALPLGYRSAILADPIEWFESERTSIVAMVSQAAHTDGCAEHAWGLTSCAVPLFEGRNFLDDWRRTAEKALEATRREGDDLGSGTMLRSLGTLAIYRRRYPEAEALLTSAMDFLERCGDTLGQGIALRNLAVCARFAGELDSAARQCRAALDAFDRTGDLAGRSHALGLLAQIELERGNNGLGIDLSLQAIEASHEASSLRSKAQNLYRLAEALLRTGELRQAEVVSLDVLALTRGQGDRLGVANGLRALGEVRWRQNRLAEAQEALAEALAISEALGDSFLRARVETDLACAEAVDGDRRAAVTRLHKAQETFRQLAAPLWEKRTSHLLDALSVLAEGLPAEVNQLVQLREIR; encoded by the coding sequence ATGGCACATTCCTTATATTTCAGGGTGCTCGGGCCATTGGAAATACTCACAGGCGCGCAGCCCGTGGCCCTGAGAAGCGCCCGTCAGCGCACGGTACTCGCGATGCTCCTGCTGTTCGCGGACCGCACCGTCTCGGTCGACGCGCTGACGGAAGCGGTGTGGCAGGGATCGCCCCCGGCCACGGCGCGCAACCAAATAGCCATCTGCATCACCGTCCTGCGCAAGATATTCCGCGGCGCCGGGGTGGCCGGCGACCTGATCGAGACTGTGCACCCGGGCTACCGGCTCAATGCCGACGGGCACCGCCTGGACCTTAGGGAGTTGGACGAGGCCGTCGCCGCCGCCCGGGCGGCCCTGGACGCCCGGCAGCACGCCGAGGCAGCCGAACGCTTCGAGCACGCGCTGTCGCTGTGGCGCGGCCCGGCCCTCGACGGCCTCAGGGGCGGTGGAATCGACGACGAGAAGGCCCGGCTGACCGAGTTCTGGCTCGACGTCAACGAGGAGTACGCGGGCCTGCAGCTGCAGCTGGGCCAGTACCGCTCGGTGGGTGCACGGCTCACCGCCCTGGTCGCGGAACACCCGCTGCGCGAACAGGCCAGGGCCCAGCTCATGCGGGCCCACCACCTGTCCGGGAGGCGGGCCGCCGCCCTGGAGGTCTACCGCGAGGGCCGACGGATCCTGGTGGAGGAACTGGGCGTCGAACCGGGCGCCCACCTGCAGGAGTTGCACTGCCAGATCCTCAAGGACGCCCAGGCGGTGAAGGGACCCGCCGAGCTCGCGCCGGCCGTGGCCGAGCCGGAGCCGGTTCCGGCCGTGCCCGCGCAGCTTCCGCTCCCGCCGGCGCTGTTCACCGGACGGGCCGGCGAGTTGGCGGCCCTGGACCGGATGCTCCCCGGCTTCGCGGACCAGGGGACGCTGCCCATCGCGGTCATCTCTGGCGTGGGCGGTGTGGGCAAGAGCGCGTTGGCCGTGCACTGGGCGAACAAGGTCGCGCACCGGTTCCCCGACGGCCAGCTGTTCATGGACACCCGTGGCTACGGGGAGGGCGACGAGCCTCTGTGCGCCATGGCCCTGCTCGATCAGTCCCTGCGCGCCCTCGGTGTCCCCAGCGCGGAGATCCCCGCGAAACTGGAGGAGCGGGCCGCGCTGTACCGCAGCGTCCTAGACGGACGGCAGTTACTCGTCGTGCTGGACAACGTCCGTTCGTTCGCCCAGGTCAAGCCGCTGCTGCCGGGCCTAGGCGGCAGCTGTGTGGTGATCACGAGCAGGGAGCCGCTGGACGAACTGGCCGGTGACTACAAGGCCGTCCGGATCGACCTCAAGGTCCTGAGCCCCATCGAGGCCCAGGACATGCTCGCCTCCGTGATCGGGCGGGAGCGGGTCGCCGCGGAGCCGGAGGAGGCGGTACGGCTCGTCGAACTGTGCGACCGACTGCCCCTGGCGTTGCGTATAGCGGCCGCCCGGCCCGCCACACGGCCGCACTGGTCGCTGCGCCAGCTGACGTCCCGGCTGGAGGACCGGCGGCGCCGCCTGGACCTGCTCAGCCCGAACGACGGTGGCGTACGGGCGGGGTTCTGGCTCAGCTACCGGGAGCTGTCCCCGAAGGCCGCCCGGCTCTACCGGCGGCTCGGGCTGCTCACCGTGCCGGACTTCGCGGCCTGGGTCGCCGCGGCGGTGCTCGACGCAGACCTGCACGAGGCGGAGGACCTGATCGAGCAGCTCGTGGACGCCCGTCTGCTGGAGGTGCGCCCGGTACGGGCGGGCCAGCCCACCCGGTTCCGTTTCCAGGACCTGCTGCGGCTGTTCGCCTGGGAACGCGCGCAGGCGGAGGAGACCGAGGCTGACCGGGACTCCGTCCTGAGGCGCACCCTCGACACGCTGCTCTCGCTCGCCGACTCCGCCCATCAGCAGCTCTACGGGAAGCGGACCCTGCCCGGGCAGCGCATCCGCACCACCGCGGCACTGCCCCTCGGCTACCGGTCGGCGATCCTGGCCGATCCCATCGAGTGGTTCGAGTCGGAGCGAACCTCCATCGTCGCCATGGTCAGCCAGGCCGCGCACACCGACGGCTGCGCGGAACACGCCTGGGGCCTGACCTCCTGCGCCGTCCCCCTCTTCGAGGGGCGCAACTTCCTCGACGACTGGCGGCGGACGGCGGAGAAAGCACTGGAGGCGACGCGGCGGGAAGGCGACGACCTGGGCTCGGGGACCATGCTGCGTTCGCTCGGCACCCTGGCCATCTACCGGCGCCGCTACCCGGAGGCCGAAGCGCTCTTGACGTCGGCGATGGACTTCCTCGAACGGTGCGGCGACACCCTGGGCCAGGGCATCGCGCTGCGCAACCTCGCGGTGTGCGCGCGGTTCGCCGGCGAACTGGACAGCGCCGCCCGGCAGTGCCGCGCCGCCCTCGACGCCTTCGACCGCACCGGTGACCTGGCGGGCCGCTCGCACGCCCTGGGGCTGCTGGCGCAGATCGAACTGGAGCGGGGGAACAACGGCCTGGGCATCGACCTCAGCCTCCAGGCGATCGAGGCGAGTCACGAGGCCAGCTCGCTGCGCAGCAAGGCGCAGAACCTCTACCGGCTGGCCGAGGCGCTACTGCGCACGGGAGAGCTGCGGCAGGCGGAGGTGGTCTCCCTGGACGTCCTGGCGCTGACCCGCGGCCAGGGCGACCGTCTGGGGGTGGCCAACGGACTGCGGGCGCTGGGGGAGGTGCGGTGGCGGCAGAACCGGTTGGCGGAAGCCCAGGAGGCCCTGGCCGAGGCGCTCGCGATCTCCGAGGCCCTGGGGGACAGCTTCCTGCGGGCCCGGGTGGAGACCGATCTCGCCTGTGCCGAAGCCGTCGACGGAGACCGGCGGGCCGCTGTGACCCGGCTGCACAAGGCTCAAGAAACCTTTCGGCAACTGGCGGCGCCGCTGTGGGAGAAGCGCACCAGCCACCTGCTGGACGCCCTGAGCGTCCTGGCGGAGGGCCTGCCCGCCGAGGTGAACCAGCTGGTACAGCTGCGTGAAATCCGCTGA
- a CDS encoding response regulator transcription factor, whose translation MKLEVALQRADRIPAPSEQETTYGDPIGTAPVWARLDRTARTAAWRVLVVENNPCDAEALTKGLRRHGHEVERVATGDAALRAYRDADLVLLDLELPDLDGLEVCRDIRAACAVPVIAVTARDSEVDRVLGLQAGADDYIAKPYGFRELMARMEAVMRRAAPAVPEPPKVVSHGRLRIDACMREVRLDGRRVEVTRKEFDLLFLLASHPDTVLPRKRLMREVWGDSWSRRTVDTHVSSLRGKLGASDWIITVRGVGFRLGRV comes from the coding sequence ATGAAACTCGAAGTGGCACTGCAGCGAGCCGACCGCATACCGGCCCCGAGTGAGCAGGAGACGACGTACGGCGACCCGATCGGAACGGCGCCGGTCTGGGCCAGGCTCGACCGGACCGCCAGGACCGCGGCGTGGCGGGTCCTGGTGGTGGAGAACAACCCCTGTGACGCCGAGGCGCTGACCAAGGGGCTGAGGCGGCACGGACACGAGGTGGAGCGGGTCGCGACGGGAGACGCCGCGCTCCGGGCCTACCGGGACGCCGACCTGGTACTGCTCGACCTGGAACTTCCGGACCTGGACGGGCTGGAGGTCTGCCGGGACATCCGGGCTGCGTGCGCTGTGCCGGTGATCGCCGTCACCGCACGCGACAGCGAGGTCGACCGGGTGCTCGGCCTCCAGGCGGGCGCGGACGACTACATCGCCAAGCCGTACGGCTTCCGCGAGCTGATGGCCCGTATGGAAGCCGTCATGCGCCGGGCCGCCCCGGCGGTGCCCGAGCCGCCCAAGGTCGTCTCGCACGGGCGGCTGCGGATCGACGCGTGCATGCGGGAGGTCCGGCTGGACGGGCGGCGCGTCGAGGTGACCCGCAAGGAGTTCGACCTGCTGTTCCTGCTGGCCTCGCACCCGGACACCGTCCTGCCGCGTAAACGGCTGATGCGGGAGGTGTGGGGGGACTCGTGGTCGCGCCGGACCGTCGACACGCATGTCAGCAGCCTGCGGGGCAAGCTCGGGGCGAGCGATTGGATCATCACGGTGCGCGGGGTCGGCTTCCGGCTCGGGCGGGTCTGA
- a CDS encoding acetyl/propionyl/methylcrotonyl-CoA carboxylase subunit alpha, giving the protein MRKVLIANRGEVAVRVARACRDAGIASVAVYAAPDRDALHVRAADEAFGLGGDTPATSYLDIDKVLKAACESGADAVHPGYGFLSENAEFAQAVLDAGLVWIGPPPQAIRDLGDKVAARHIAQRAGAPLVAGTPDPVADAEEVVAFAREHGLPIAIKAAFGGGGRGLKVARTLEEVPELYDSAVREAVAAFGRGECFVERYLDKPRHVETQCLADTHGNVVVVSTRDCSLQRRHQKLVEEAPAPFLSEEQVAELYRASKAILKEAGYVGAGTVEFLVGADGTVSFLEVNTRLQVEHPVTEEVAGIDLVREMFRIADGEELGYDDPVPRGHSFEFRINGEDPGRGFLPAPGTVTTFAPPSGPGVRLDAGVESGSVIGPAWDSLLAKLIVTGATREQSLQRAARALKEFTVEGMATAIPFHRAVVTDPAFAPELTGSTEPFTVHTRWIETEFVNDIKPFAAPAGTEADEEPGRETVVVEVGGKRLEVSLPASLGMSLARTGLAAGAKPKRQAAKRPGPVASGDSLASPMQGTIVKIAVEEGQEVTEGDLVVVLEAMKMEQPLNAHKSGTIKGLAAEVGASLTSGAPICEIRD; this is encoded by the coding sequence GTGCGCAAGGTGCTCATCGCCAATCGTGGTGAAGTCGCTGTCCGCGTTGCCCGGGCCTGCCGGGACGCGGGGATCGCGAGCGTGGCCGTCTACGCTGCCCCGGACCGGGACGCGCTGCACGTGCGTGCGGCGGACGAGGCGTTCGGCCTGGGCGGTGACACCCCCGCCACCAGCTACCTCGACATCGACAAGGTGCTGAAGGCCGCGTGTGAGTCAGGTGCGGACGCGGTCCATCCGGGTTACGGCTTCCTCTCGGAGAACGCGGAGTTCGCGCAGGCCGTGCTGGACGCGGGCCTGGTCTGGATCGGTCCGCCGCCGCAGGCGATCCGCGACCTGGGTGACAAGGTCGCCGCCCGGCACATCGCCCAGCGCGCGGGCGCCCCGCTGGTGGCCGGCACCCCGGACCCGGTGGCGGATGCGGAGGAGGTCGTGGCGTTCGCGCGGGAGCACGGTCTGCCGATCGCGATCAAGGCGGCCTTCGGGGGTGGCGGGCGTGGTCTCAAGGTCGCTCGCACTCTGGAGGAGGTGCCCGAGCTGTACGACTCGGCGGTGCGGGAGGCGGTGGCCGCCTTCGGCCGCGGCGAGTGCTTCGTGGAGCGCTACCTGGACAAGCCCCGGCACGTGGAGACCCAGTGCCTGGCCGACACCCACGGCAACGTGGTCGTCGTCTCCACCCGTGACTGCTCGCTGCAGCGCCGGCACCAGAAATTGGTCGAAGAGGCCCCGGCCCCGTTCCTGTCCGAGGAGCAGGTCGCCGAGCTGTACCGCGCCTCCAAAGCGATCCTGAAGGAGGCCGGCTATGTCGGGGCCGGCACGGTGGAGTTCCTGGTCGGGGCCGACGGCACGGTCTCCTTTCTGGAGGTCAACACCCGCCTGCAGGTCGAGCACCCGGTCACGGAGGAGGTCGCCGGGATCGACCTGGTGCGGGAGATGTTCCGCATCGCCGACGGCGAGGAGCTCGGCTACGACGACCCGGTGCCGCGCGGGCACTCCTTCGAGTTCCGCATCAACGGCGAGGACCCCGGCCGGGGCTTTTTGCCCGCGCCCGGCACGGTCACCACGTTCGCCCCGCCGTCCGGCCCAGGCGTGCGCCTCGACGCGGGCGTGGAGTCCGGCAGTGTGATCGGCCCCGCCTGGGACTCGCTGCTGGCCAAACTGATCGTCACCGGCGCCACCCGCGAGCAAAGCCTGCAGCGCGCCGCCCGCGCACTAAAGGAGTTCACCGTCGAGGGCATGGCCACCGCCATCCCCTTCCACCGCGCGGTCGTCACCGACCCGGCCTTCGCCCCCGAACTGACCGGCTCCACCGAACCGTTCACCGTCCACACGCGCTGGATCGAGACCGAGTTCGTCAACGATATCAAGCCCTTCGCCGCCCCCGCCGGCACCGAAGCGGACGAGGAGCCCGGCCGGGAGACGGTCGTGGTCGAGGTGGGCGGCAAGCGCCTGGAGGTCTCCCTACCGGCTTCGCTGGGTATGTCCCTGGCCCGTACCGGTCTGGCGGCCGGCGCCAAGCCAAAGCGGCAGGCGGCGAAGAGGCCCGGGCCGGTGGCCTCCGGCGACTCCCTCGCCTCCCCGATGCAGGGCACCATCGTCAAGATCGCCGTGGAGGAGGGGCAGGAGGTCACGGAAGGCGACCTGGTCGTCGTCCTGGAGGCCATGAAGATGGAACAGCCCCTCAACGCCCACAAGTCCGGCACCATCAAGGGCCTGGCCGCCGAGGTCGGCGCCTCTCTCACCTCCGGCGCCCCGATCTGCGAGATCAGGGACTGA
- a CDS encoding TcmI family type II polyketide cyclase, translated as MHSTLIVARMDPSASLDVAKIFGDFDTTEMPHLMGTRRRQLFLYRGLYFHLQDFESEDGGERIEQAKTDPRFVRVSEDLKPYIEAYAPATWRSPADAMATRFYNWEASA; from the coding sequence ATGCACAGCACCCTGATTGTGGCTCGGATGGACCCCAGTGCGAGCCTCGACGTCGCAAAGATCTTCGGCGATTTCGACACCACGGAAATGCCTCATCTGATGGGAACGCGCCGGCGCCAGCTGTTCTTGTACCGGGGTCTGTATTTCCACTTGCAGGACTTCGAGTCCGAGGACGGCGGCGAGCGCATAGAGCAGGCGAAGACCGACCCGCGCTTCGTCCGCGTCAGCGAGGACCTCAAGCCCTACATCGAGGCGTACGCCCCCGCGACGTGGCGCTCGCCCGCCGACGCGATGGCCACGCGCTTCTACAACTGGGAGGCGTCCGCGTGA
- a CDS encoding beta-ketoacyl-[acyl-carrier-protein] synthase family protein yields MSGRRVVITGIEVLAPGGVGIKNFWSLLSEGRTATRGITFFDPSPFRSRVAAEIDFDPEMHGLSPQEVRRMDRAAQFAVVAARGAVADSGIELEEYDPYRVGVTVGSAVGATMGLDQEYRTVSDGGRLTLVDHVYAVPHLYNFLVPSSFAAEVAWAVGAEGPSTVVSTGCTSGIDSVGHAVELIREGSADVMVAGSSDAPISPITMACFDAIKATTPRHDEPERASRPFDATRNGFVLGEGAAVFVLEELDSARRRGAHIYAEIAGYATRSNAYHMTGLRPDGVEMAEAIRVAMDEARMNPEALDYINAHGSGTKQNDRHETAAFKRSLGEAAYRTPVSSIKSMVGHSLGAIGSIEIAASALAMENNVVPPTANLHTQDPECDLDYVPLTARDQLVDAVLSVGSGFGGFQSAMVLARPERSAA; encoded by the coding sequence GTGAGCGGCAGGCGCGTCGTCATCACGGGCATCGAGGTTCTGGCGCCCGGTGGTGTCGGGATAAAGAACTTCTGGAGCCTGCTGAGTGAGGGGAGGACCGCGACCCGCGGCATCACCTTCTTCGACCCGTCGCCCTTCCGTTCCCGGGTGGCCGCGGAGATCGACTTCGATCCGGAGATGCACGGCCTGAGCCCGCAGGAGGTCAGGCGCATGGACCGGGCCGCGCAGTTCGCGGTCGTCGCCGCGCGCGGGGCGGTCGCCGACAGCGGCATCGAGCTGGAGGAGTACGACCCGTACCGCGTCGGCGTCACCGTCGGCAGCGCGGTGGGGGCCACCATGGGGCTCGACCAGGAGTACCGGACTGTCAGCGACGGCGGTCGGCTGACCCTGGTCGACCACGTCTACGCCGTACCGCACCTGTACAACTTCCTGGTGCCCAGCTCGTTCGCGGCCGAGGTGGCCTGGGCCGTGGGGGCCGAGGGGCCGAGCACGGTCGTGTCGACCGGCTGCACGTCGGGCATCGACTCCGTCGGCCACGCCGTCGAGCTGATCCGCGAAGGGTCCGCCGATGTCATGGTCGCGGGCTCCTCCGACGCGCCGATCTCCCCGATCACGATGGCGTGCTTCGACGCGATCAAGGCGACCACGCCTCGCCACGACGAGCCCGAGCGCGCCTCCCGGCCGTTCGACGCCACCCGCAACGGTTTCGTGCTCGGTGAGGGGGCGGCCGTCTTCGTGCTGGAGGAACTGGACAGCGCACGCCGACGGGGTGCGCACATCTACGCGGAGATCGCCGGCTACGCCACGCGCAGCAACGCTTACCACATGACCGGTCTGCGGCCGGACGGCGTCGAGATGGCCGAGGCGATCCGGGTCGCGATGGACGAGGCGCGGATGAACCCGGAGGCCCTCGACTACATCAACGCGCACGGTTCGGGCACCAAGCAGAACGACCGCCACGAGACGGCCGCGTTCAAGCGGAGTCTGGGCGAGGCCGCCTACCGGACGCCGGTGAGCTCCATCAAGTCGATGGTCGGGCACTCCCTGGGGGCGATCGGTTCGATCGAGATCGCGGCGTCCGCGCTCGCCATGGAGAACAACGTGGTGCCACCCACGGCCAACCTGCACACCCAGGACCCGGAGTGCGATCTCGACTACGTCCCCTTGACGGCGCGCGACCAACTGGTCGATGCGGTGCTCTCCGTCGGCAGTGGCTTCGGCGGATTCCAGAGCGCGATGGTGCTGGCCCGGCCCGAGAGGAGCGCGGCATGA
- a CDS encoding ketosynthase chain-length factor: MTTSVVVTGLGVAAPNGLGTQDYWAATRGGKCGIGRITHFDPAQYPARLAGQVPGFVAEEHLPSRLLPQTDRMTRLALVAADWALADAGVRPDELPEFAMGVITASSSGGFEFGQRELEKLWSQGSQYVSAYQSFAWFYAVNSGQISIRNGMKGPCGVVVGDQAGGLDAVAQARRQIRKGTRLVVSGAVDASICPWGWVAQLTSGRVSTSNEVTRAYVPFDAEARGHVPGEGGAILVLEDAVAARGRGAEVYGEISGYGTTFDPAPGRGRKPGLRKAMEIALADAGAVPGDIDVVFADAAAVPELDRAEAEAITAVFGPRGVPVTAPKTMTGRLYSGGAPLDLAAAFLAIREGLIPPTVHVQQAEEYALDLVTAQPRTTEVRTALVLARGHGGFNSAMVVRAADQTTATDRER, from the coding sequence ATGACCACGTCGGTGGTGGTGACGGGCCTGGGCGTGGCGGCGCCCAACGGCCTGGGCACGCAGGACTACTGGGCGGCCACCCGGGGCGGCAAGTGCGGCATCGGCCGGATCACGCACTTCGACCCCGCGCAGTACCCGGCCCGGCTGGCCGGGCAGGTGCCGGGCTTCGTGGCGGAGGAGCACCTGCCCAGCAGGCTGCTCCCGCAGACCGACCGGATGACCCGGCTCGCCCTGGTCGCCGCCGACTGGGCGCTCGCCGACGCGGGCGTGCGGCCCGACGAGCTGCCCGAGTTCGCCATGGGCGTCATCACGGCGAGCTCCTCCGGCGGCTTCGAGTTCGGCCAGCGCGAGCTGGAGAAGCTGTGGAGCCAGGGCAGCCAGTACGTCAGCGCCTACCAGTCGTTCGCGTGGTTCTACGCCGTCAACAGCGGCCAGATCTCCATCCGCAACGGCATGAAGGGCCCCTGCGGGGTGGTCGTCGGCGACCAGGCCGGTGGCCTCGACGCGGTGGCGCAGGCACGCCGGCAGATCCGCAAGGGCACGCGGCTGGTGGTGTCGGGCGCGGTCGATGCCTCGATCTGCCCCTGGGGCTGGGTCGCCCAGCTGACCAGCGGGCGGGTGAGCACCAGCAACGAGGTGACCCGCGCCTATGTGCCGTTCGACGCGGAGGCCCGCGGGCACGTGCCCGGTGAGGGCGGCGCGATCCTGGTCCTGGAGGACGCGGTGGCCGCGCGCGGCCGTGGCGCCGAGGTGTACGGGGAGATCTCCGGGTACGGGACCACCTTCGACCCGGCGCCGGGCCGGGGCCGCAAGCCGGGGCTGCGCAAGGCCATGGAGATCGCCCTGGCGGACGCGGGGGCCGTGCCCGGCGACATCGACGTGGTCTTCGCCGACGCCGCCGCCGTACCCGAGCTGGACCGGGCCGAGGCGGAGGCCATCACCGCGGTCTTCGGCCCCCGGGGGGTGCCGGTCACCGCGCCCAAGACGATGACCGGCCGGCTGTACTCCGGTGGTGCCCCGCTGGATCTCGCGGCCGCGTTCCTCGCCATCCGGGAGGGACTCATCCCGCCCACCGTGCACGTGCAACAGGCGGAGGAGTACGCGCTCGACCTGGTGACGGCCCAGCCGCGCACCACCGAGGTGCGCACCGCCCTCGTCCTGGCCCGCGGCCACGGCGGCTTCAACTCCGCCATGGTCGTGCGGGCCGCCGACCAGACGACGGCCACCGACCGCGAACGTTGA
- a CDS encoding acyl carrier protein produces the protein MSDKSFTLDDLRRILLEGAGAGDGVDLNGDILDKEFEELGYESLALLETGGRIEREYGITLDDSVLTDAVTPRALIEAVNAHLSAVAA, from the coding sequence ATGTCCGACAAGAGCTTCACCCTCGACGACCTCAGGAGGATCCTCCTGGAGGGCGCCGGTGCCGGCGACGGCGTCGACCTGAACGGCGACATCCTCGACAAGGAGTTCGAGGAGCTCGGCTACGAATCGCTGGCGCTGCTGGAGACCGGCGGCCGCATCGAGCGCGAGTACGGCATCACCCTCGACGACTCGGTGCTCACCGACGCCGTCACCCCGCGCGCCCTCATCGAGGCGGTCAACGCGCACCTGTCCGCCGTAGCCGCCTGA